In the bacterium SCSIO 12741 genome, ACTAATTACCGGACGGGACAAAAAATTGACCAGAAAGCCCAATCTGAGCAAACCAAAAACCAAAAGCAATCCACCTTCCAAAAAGGCCAGCAGCAGTGCCAACTCAATAAAGTCATCCGTTCCAGCTTGTGCCAAGACGCTCACACCGGCCATTACCATAAGAGAATCCATGGCGACGGGACCAACTCCCAATTGCCTGGAAGTACCGAAAACAGCGTAAATTACCAAAGGAACCGTAGCGGCATAAAGTCCGTAAACCGGAGGCAATCCTGCTAACATAGCATAAGCCATACCTTGAGGTATCAGCATGACTCCCATGGTAAGCCCGGCCATCAAATCATGAAATAGATCTTCACGCTTGTAGTTTGGCAGCCACTCAAGGATAGGTATGTAATTCTTGGCATTCACCTGACCACGAAAATATCCCTTTCCAAGAAACAAGGTAGGTTTTGGGGCTTCAATCTCGAATCTTCAATCTCGTTTCTCGCCTCTCGCTTCTCCTTTCTTGTTTTCCGCCTCTCCCACAAGGGTTAACACGAATTAAGACTTGCCTCTCCTTTTGAACCTTCCATCCATTCGAGTTATTTGATATTTTTGGCAACCGATGAACTTTGTCTACCCCGGATTTTTATTCGCCTTGTTGGCGATAGCCATACCTATCCTGATCCACCTCTTTAATTTCCGGAAATTCAAGCGGGTTTACTTCAGTCATATTCGTTTTTTGAGAGAAGTTCAGGAAGAAACCAAATCCCGCTCGAGACTCAAGCATTTGCTCATTTTGGCCAGCAGAATATTGGCCGTTGCCTTTCTGGTATTGGCTTTTGCTCAGCCCTATGTGCCTTTAAGCGATCAAGAAGACTCAGGCGGAAAACGGGCCATCAGTATTTATGTGGACAATTCCTTTAGCATGAACAACCAGGGCGAACAAGGGGACTTGTTAGAAACCGCCCGTCAATATGCTTACGAGGTGCTGAAGTCTTATTCGGCATCAGATCGCTTTCAAATCATTACTAATGACTATGCTCCTGGTTCTGGTCGGTTGTTAAACCGAGAATCCGCGGAAGCCATGATTGCTGAGATTACTCCCTCAGGGGCTTCACGTCCAATTGGAGAAATTATTGGTCGCCAAATCAATGCCCTGGAAGAGTCGAATGCCGATAATAAAGAGGTCTTTCTGATCACCGATTTTCAGAAAAGTCAAATGGGCGATTCCTGGAATCTACCAGATAGCAGCTACCCGGTTCACTTAATTCCCTTAGCAGCTCAGGAGCAATCCAATATTTCCTTGGATACCTGTTGGTTTGAATCACCAGTTCGTCAGGCGGGTGTTACTGAAAAATTGTTCTTCACACTTACCAATTATTCGGATCAGGAATTGAATGATTACACCGTAAGACTCTCGCTCAATGGGCAACCTAAAGGAGTGGTAAAAGTTTCGGTAAGTGGTGGTGCAACAGTAAATGGAGAATTCAATTTCACCGTAAATCAGTCCGGACTGTTTAAGGGATTGATTGAAGTGGATGATTATCCTGTGGCTTTTGACAACAGGTTGTACTTTTCTTACGAAGTAGAAGCCAATAACCAAGTACTGGTGATCAACGAACAGGACAGCTCTCCAGCCTTTCACTCCCTATTTGGCAGGGACAGCAACTTCATTCTTTCCCAAACCTCGGTTAAATCCTTGAACACCGCTCGATTTGCCTCGAGTGATTTGATTGTACTCAATGGCGTTAGGGAAGTATCCAGCGGATTGCGATCCGATTTAAGAAACTACGTGGATCAAGGTGGGCATTTGGTTCTATTTCCTGGAAAAGAGATTAATCGCAACTCCTACCAACAACTGCTTCAAGAACTCAACGCCGGATCACTCGGTGAGCTCGACACCCATACAGTTCGGGTAAATTCCGTAGCGATGGATGATCCATTGTTTGCGGACGTATTTCTTGATCAGGCAGGCAGACCTGATTTGCCGGTTGTTTTGCAACACTACCCTTTGCTTTCTTCTGGCGATGCGAGTAGAACACGTTTGATGGGATTGGCCAATGGACAAGACTTTTTGGTTCGCACCAATCTTGGCAGCGGCCAGGTATACCTTTGGGCTGCTGCTCCGGATGAATCTTTTGGAAATTTGGGTCGCCACGCTATGTTCGTGCTTTCCCTGTATCGTTTTGCCATTTATACTCCACAGGTTGGCCAGTTGTTTTTTACCTTGGGAAATCAACCCTTCTACTTAACTGAAAAGACTTTTCAAAACGATGCTCCGCCGGTTATTCGCAGTGAGGACAGTGAATTCATTCCTGAAATTCGCTCCCATGGCAATGAGACCGAAGTATGGTTTTACGATCAAATAAAAACCGACGGGCACTTTGAATTAATCAACAACGGGAAGACCGAAGCCGTTCTTTCAGCCAATTATCCCCGAACCGAAAGCGATCCAAGACAAGAAAGTAAGGATGAACTCGAAGCCCGATTTACTGACCTTCCTAGCAATCAAGTGTTTATCCACGACAGTAGTTTTGACAAACTCGGCGTAGCACTTCAAGAAATTCGATTTGGTAAAAAGTACTGGAAAACTATGCTTCTGCTGGCCTTGGCTATGATTCTTTTTGAGGTATTTTTGATCAAATTTTGGAAGGAATGAACCTATTGATCCGAAAAGCCCGAATCGTTGACCCACAAAGTGATCTTAATGGAAAAGTTCGGGATATTCTGATAAAAAACGGAACGATTGAACAGATTGGCCAGAAACTGGAAAATCCGGATGGAAAAATCAAGGAATATTCAGCATCCAATCTTCACGTTTCCCCGGGCTGGTTCGATATGAGTGCTCATATGGGTGAACCTGGGTTAGAAGAACGGGAAACCCTTGCAACCGGTGTAAATGCGGCGGTAGCAGGAGGATATACGCATGTAGCTGTTCTTCCTAATAACGACCCGGCCAGCGACACTGCTGTAGCCGTAAGCAACCTGGTTCAACGCGGTCAAAACACCTCCATTAATCTTCATCCTATCGGCACCCTGTCTAAGGGATTGGGCGGTGAAGACCTGGCCGAGATGTACGATATGACTCAGGCCGGAGCCATTGCTTTTTCCGATGATCTTCACCCGGTTAAAAATGCCAAGTTTCAGCAACTGGCTCAGGAATATGCCCGAAATTTTGATGGACTTGTCTTTTCCTTTCCCATGGATCCTAATATTCAGGGCAAGGGAAATGTTCATGAAGGTGGTGCCTCTACCCTGGCCGGACTTAAAGGAATACCTCATTTGGCCGAAGAAATAGTAGTAGAGCGTGATCTATCAATCACTGAATATACCGAGGGAAAACTTCACTTTACGGGAATATCTTCAGCGGGAAGTTTAGATAGGATTCAAAAAGCCCGCAAACGCGGACTTCAAGTAACCTGTGATGTTCCTGTTGCCAATTTGGTCTTGAATGAGGATGTCCTCTTAAAGTTTGACTCCAACTATAAAGTCATGCCCCCTATTCGCTCGGAAAAGGACAGAAAGGCATTGGTAAAGGGCATTCAAAAAGGACAAGTAGATGCCATTAGCTCACACCACCGTCCACAAAACATAGAGAACAAAGCCTGCGAATTTGAATCTGCGAAATACGGAATGATCGGATTGCAGACTACCTTCTCCTTATGCAGAACTTATTTGGAAGAGCTATCGCTGGATGAACTTATCCAAGTCCTGAGCATTGGCCCAAGAAAGGTTTACAATCAAAATCCAGTTGCCATCCAGGAAGGACAGGAAGCCAACATCACGCTTTTTGATCCGGATAAGTCCTGGACCTATACGGAGAAGAATAACCGCTCTCTGGCTGAAAACAGCCCATTTCTGGGTGAAGAACTCAAGGGGCTTCCATTGGGGGTATTCACCAAAAACAAGCTTGTCTTAAATCCTGAGCACTAAGTTAGCCGCACGCTCCGTATTTTTGAATTTCTAATCCTACTTGTTGTACTTAATCCTACAAGGAGGAATTTGATTTAAGGTTTAAAGTTGAGCGTCTCTTCCCTACCCATTCGAAAAATTATCCATGTGGATATGGATGCGTTTTACGCTTCTGTAGAACAAATGGATAATCCAGAGCTAAAAGGCAAACCCATTGCCGTAGGAGGAAATAGTGAACGTGGCGTAGTAGCAGCTGCCAGCTACGAGGCCCGTACATTTGGAGTACGTTCCGCAATGCCCAGTTCCCTGGCCAAAAAGAAGTGCCCCGATCTCATCTTCATCCATCCCCGGTTTGATCGCTACAAAGAGCTGTCGCTTCAAATTCGAGACATCTTTTTTGAATACACCGATTTGGTGGAACCGCTCTCCCTGGACGAGGCATTTTTGGATGTAACCGAAAATAAAATGGGTATTTCCTCTGCTTCAAAAATCGCCCGGGAAATTCGTGAAAAGATCGCTGAACGGGTTGGATTAACCGCCTCAGCGGGAATATCGATCAATAAGTTCACCGCCAAGATTGCCACTGAAGTCAATAAACCCAATGGCCAAAAAACGATCCTGCCAGAGGACGTTATCCCCTTTCTGGAAGATCTCGAAGTTCACCGCTTTTTTGGCGTAGGAAAGGTGACGGCTGAAAAAATGAACCGACTGGGTATCTTTAAAGGAAAAGACCTCAAGAAGCAATCCTTAGAAGCTTTGACTCGAAACTTTGGGAAAATGGGACCTCACTTCTACAACATTGTTCGTGGCATTCAACACAGTGAGGTTACGCCAGACAGAGTAAGAAAATCGGTGGGCGCAGAGCATACCTATTCTGAAAATTTGCGAACCTCGGAGGAAATGCTGGCCAAATTGGAAATAATTGCAGAAGAAGTTGAGCGTAGGCTGGTTAAAAACAAGATTAAGGGAAGAACGATTACCCTTAAAATTAAGTACAGCGACTTTAGTCAGCAAACCAGAAGCAGGTCTTTAGATCATTATGTACAGCGCAAATCGGAGATCTTTCCAATCATCACTGGTCTATTGAATCAGGATAAATTGTTGCTGGCGGTTCGTTTACTCGGCATTTCACTATCCAACCTGGATGTGCAGGAGGCCGATAAGATCTTTTATAAACAGCTCCGGTTCAACCATCCTTCCTTTGGGTCGGATCATTGAACCAGGCTGTGGATCGAGATTTTTGATACGCACTTAGAAACTTCCAAACTTGAGGGTCATTCCACCTTGAAGACCGTCTAAAGTATGGGAAGCTGTATTTTCTAACTCAAGCCCACCGAGAATGGAATACTTTGCATTAAGTGCCAAACGACAAGCTTTGAAAACATTGAACTCCACTTCTACTCCAGGCTCGATGATTAGGAAGCCAGAGCTTGAATAGAGGTAGTCCTCTTCAAATTCATCCCAATCTTCAACGTCGTTGTCTTTCCAAAATGCGAATTCATCCTCAGGAACATAACCTGCCCAACCTCCACCAATGAGTAGGGGAAAAGAAAGGTGAACCTTAGATTCAGGAAAAAGAATACGCTCGAAAACCAATCCCCCGTACCCCATCTTCAAGGATACAGCTTCATCTTCTCGTACGCCGGCAAAATCCACCCGGTTGGCCAGTGCATATCCGCCCATACCGATGGAAAAATTATGGTTGATCAACCAGCCACCTCGGGCACCGGCAAACAAAGCAGGCTGACCATTGAGCAAAGCAAAATTGACCGTAGTTGCGCCAAAACCACCGTGGCTGTGGATAAACTTTTTGTCCTTCTTTTTCTTCTTAGCCACAAAGGTCTCCATCGCAAAATCACTGCCCGCAGATTGCGTATTTGAGGAATCGACCACTTGGGCATTTCCAGAAAAGGAAAACAAAATCAAAGCTCCAAGTAAGCCTAAGGCCCAGTTGGGAGCGCCATATTTAATTCGAGTGTTCATGTTTATGTGTTCATGCATTTAAAAGGTAGACACCCCAAAAGCCAATCCCCCCTACTCCAACCCAAAGAAATTTTAAGCTCCCCATAGATCATTCATCTATTAGCCATTAAACAAGCTCTCGCATCCAGTTGGTCATCGGGATAAGAATATCAACTCCCGATTCTCGCATCTCGCATCTTAAAACTCGCATCTCAAAAAAAACAGTTCATCCTCCATTTTGGCCGTTCATAACAAAAAAAGGTACTTTGCATTGCATAGTACTGTCTTTTGTACATATCTTTGTTTCACCAAATTGATAAATTATGAAATCGATTGTACTGTTTTTGCTCTTAGCATTAAGTCTGAATCTCGCTGCTGGTGGGAAAAGTAAGTCTGATGCTATTTACGATCAATACAACGGACAGGATGGCGTATTGGCTATGAGTTTTTCGAAAACCATGTTAGATGCTGTTGATCTGGACGTAGAATGGAAGGAGCAAATGAAGTATGTGCAAGGTGATTTAAGTCAAATCCGAATGATGCTTTTATCGGATAATCGCGTGGAAGATGGAAGCATCAAAAAGATCATTCGCTCCTTTAAAAAATCCGGCTACGAAGAAGTTTGGATTGAAAACGAAGGAGAAGATGAAAACGGTGAACCTGAAGACGATTTATTATTAATGGTAAAGCGTGATGGAAATAACGTATCGGAGGTGCATTTTATCAGCTTCGGTTCGGACAGTATACAGGGGGTATTTTCGATTTACGGAGATTTACAAGTAACTGACGACAAATAGTTGGCAATGAACATTGAGAATACCAAAGCACAGATGAGAAAGGGCATATTGGAGCTCTGCATTCTTTCGATATTAGATAAGAACGAGGCTTATCCCTCCGACATTATCCGAGAGTTGAAAGAGGCCCGCCTGATTGTGGTGGAAGGCACCCTATATCCCCTACTCAACCGGTTGAAAAACGCCGGACTACTCACCTACCGATGGGAAGAATCCACCTCAGGACCACCCCGAAAGTACTATCAGTTAACGGAAGACGGCAAGAAGTTTTCGTCCGAACTGGATGGTACC is a window encoding:
- a CDS encoding BatA and WFA domain-containing protein — protein: MNFVYPGFLFALLAIAIPILIHLFNFRKFKRVYFSHIRFLREVQEETKSRSRLKHLLILASRILAVAFLVLAFAQPYVPLSDQEDSGGKRAISIYVDNSFSMNNQGEQGDLLETARQYAYEVLKSYSASDRFQIITNDYAPGSGRLLNRESAEAMIAEITPSGASRPIGEIIGRQINALEESNADNKEVFLITDFQKSQMGDSWNLPDSSYPVHLIPLAAQEQSNISLDTCWFESPVRQAGVTEKLFFTLTNYSDQELNDYTVRLSLNGQPKGVVKVSVSGGATVNGEFNFTVNQSGLFKGLIEVDDYPVAFDNRLYFSYEVEANNQVLVINEQDSSPAFHSLFGRDSNFILSQTSVKSLNTARFASSDLIVLNGVREVSSGLRSDLRNYVDQGGHLVLFPGKEINRNSYQQLLQELNAGSLGELDTHTVRVNSVAMDDPLFADVFLDQAGRPDLPVVLQHYPLLSSGDASRTRLMGLANGQDFLVRTNLGSGQVYLWAAAPDESFGNLGRHAMFVLSLYRFAIYTPQVGQLFFTLGNQPFYLTEKTFQNDAPPVIRSEDSEFIPEIRSHGNETEVWFYDQIKTDGHFELINNGKTEAVLSANYPRTESDPRQESKDELEARFTDLPSNQVFIHDSSFDKLGVALQEIRFGKKYWKTMLLLALAMILFEVFLIKFWKE
- a CDS encoding dihydroorotase gives rise to the protein MNLLIRKARIVDPQSDLNGKVRDILIKNGTIEQIGQKLENPDGKIKEYSASNLHVSPGWFDMSAHMGEPGLEERETLATGVNAAVAGGYTHVAVLPNNDPASDTAVAVSNLVQRGQNTSINLHPIGTLSKGLGGEDLAEMYDMTQAGAIAFSDDLHPVKNAKFQQLAQEYARNFDGLVFSFPMDPNIQGKGNVHEGGASTLAGLKGIPHLAEEIVVERDLSITEYTEGKLHFTGISSAGSLDRIQKARKRGLQVTCDVPVANLVLNEDVLLKFDSNYKVMPPIRSEKDRKALVKGIQKGQVDAISSHHRPQNIENKACEFESAKYGMIGLQTTFSLCRTYLEELSLDELIQVLSIGPRKVYNQNPVAIQEGQEANITLFDPDKSWTYTEKNNRSLAENSPFLGEELKGLPLGVFTKNKLVLNPEH
- the dinB gene encoding DNA polymerase IV, with product MDAFYASVEQMDNPELKGKPIAVGGNSERGVVAAASYEARTFGVRSAMPSSLAKKKCPDLIFIHPRFDRYKELSLQIRDIFFEYTDLVEPLSLDEAFLDVTENKMGISSASKIAREIREKIAERVGLTASAGISINKFTAKIATEVNKPNGQKTILPEDVIPFLEDLEVHRFFGVGKVTAEKMNRLGIFKGKDLKKQSLEALTRNFGKMGPHFYNIVRGIQHSEVTPDRVRKSVGAEHTYSENLRTSEEMLAKLEIIAEEVERRLVKNKIKGRTITLKIKYSDFSQQTRSRSLDHYVQRKSEIFPIITGLLNQDKLLLAVRLLGISLSNLDVQEADKIFYKQLRFNHPSFGSDH
- a CDS encoding DUF4252 domain-containing protein, which produces MKSIVLFLLLALSLNLAAGGKSKSDAIYDQYNGQDGVLAMSFSKTMLDAVDLDVEWKEQMKYVQGDLSQIRMMLLSDNRVEDGSIKKIIRSFKKSGYEEVWIENEGEDENGEPEDDLLLMVKRDGNNVSEVHFISFGSDSIQGVFSIYGDLQVTDDK
- a CDS encoding PadR family transcriptional regulator, which codes for MNIENTKAQMRKGILELCILSILDKNEAYPSDIIRELKEARLIVVEGTLYPLLNRLKNAGLLTYRWEESTSGPPRKYYQLTEDGKKFSSELDGTWMDLQKAVDQIRNKKTTK